TCCCTACCAAACTGATGATCTGTTCATCATTATTTTGCTTAATCGACTGCGTTCCTTTGATGACCAAGTTGCCATTCGGCTGCACTGCCGTCACCGTCGCCGTCATGCGAGCGCTCACGTTATTACTATTTTTTATACTGCCATTTGCAGAAAAGCTATCTTTCATATCATAACTGTGCTCCGTAAGCCAGCCCAGGAAGCTGCCCACCCCCGCGCTGGCCGAACCATTGCTTTTCTTGCCGTTCGAACTGGAATCAGAGCGAGTAGCGCTAAAGTTTTCGCTAATTACAATCGTCAAAATATCACCCACCGCTTGTGCTCTTCTATCGGCAAACATGGAACGATCATTCCACAACGACTCCGCATGGACAGAGGGAACCAACAAAAAAGTCAGTACTAATCCTGCGATCATCGGCATCCACTTCTTGTTCTTCAACATTGCCTCACCTCCTGGATGCAGTTACTTCCACTGTAGCCTCGTCAATCACTTTGGCTGTCACAATTCGCTTCGACAACAAGTTTTTCACACGTATCCGCTGCCCAACACTGCCATCCTGCAGAGCCTCTCCAGCAACGCTGACAAGCATCTCTCCCTGCCTCACCTGAAGGGTTACAGCCGCCCCGCGCCTCATGATAATTGGCTGCACTAACATTGACTCCATAAGTATATCCCCGCTCCGCAAGGGCCGTTGCAACTGCATCCCTATAGCTTTAACCGGATCTACCAAAAAGCCGTCCGGCAAGCGCCCCGTTTCCAGACGCAATTTCTTCAAATCCCCCGGCTGCAGCAAGGTTTTTCCCGGTAACATACGCGATGCCACTACAACCTCTTGATACCGCCGCACGTCCAAACGTAAAATAGCCTGCCCCACTTTTTGCGCATCCTGCATGGCCACTACCCGCGCCACCGTTGGCGCATTATAGCGCAGACCATAAAGCAAATCCACCTGCAATTTCACTTCGCCTTCAGGAACTTCCAACCGTTCCGGCAAAGAAATCACACGTACCTGTACGCGATCATCGCCCGGCTGTACATCCGCTTGGCGATACACTTCGCCCACAGCTACGTTGGCCACTTCACTCGCTTCAAGCATGCGAGCTTCTACGGTTGTCCAAAAAGGCAGGAGAAATAAAACTCCTGCCAAAAAACATCTTGCGAGGCGTTTCATAGCCTTGTTACCCTATCGCTTCAAGCCTGCAGCCACTTCCAGCATGGAGTCGGCAGTGGTCACGGCTTTGGAATTCATCTCATAAGCACGCTGTGCCACAATCATGTTCACCATTTCATCTACAACCTGAACATTGGACATCTCCACAAAATTCGTAACTATCGTACCGGAATTATTGTCTCCTGGATTTCCTACCACAGGCGCACCAGAGGCAACGGTTTCCGTATAGAGATTTTTGCCGATGCTCTTCAAACCCGCATTATTGATAAAACGCGCAATGGTAATTTGACCAATTTCCTGCGGTGTTGTTTGACCAGCCGGCGTAATTGTTACAATCCCATCGCGAGACACGCCAAAATCAGTGGAGCCTTCAGGTACTTGAATGGCAGGCTCCAGCAAATATCCTTCGGAGGTCACCACATTGCCGTTGCCGTCCGGTTTAAACGCGCCATTACGGGTGTACGCCAAAGTACCGTCCGGCATAGTGATTTGAAAAAAGCCATCCCCCTCGATAACCATGTCCATCGCATTGCTTGTCGCTTGAAAATTTCCTTGGGAGAAATCGCGCGCCGTCGCTGTTAACCGCACGCCATGACCGAGTTGGACGCCAGTAGGCAGCATGTTGTTATTCCCGCTGCTGGTCATGCCCGGCTGACGCTCGGTTTGGTACATTAGATCCTCAAACTCTGCCCGTTGACGTTTAAAGCCAGTGGTGTTCACGTTTGCCAAGTTATTGGAGATTACGTCCAAATTGCTTTGCTGGGCCCGCATGCCCGTACCTGCCGTCCAAAGTGCCCTCATCATACGCGTGTTCCTCCTTCTTTACGACCGACCAACTTCATTGACCGCTTTATCTAACAAAGAATCCTCCGCTTGTACGGCTTTGGAATCAATTTCATAAGCTCGATAGCCAGTAATCAAATTCACCATTTCCTGCACGGCATTGACGTTAGACATTTCCAAATAGCCCTGCTGCAAATTTGGCGTCGCAACCGGCTGCGGCCGGTCACCGCCGGGAGCCGCAAAAAGATTTTGTCCTTCTTTAGCCAACCGCTTCAAATCCGCAAAGGAAACCACTTGCAACCGCCCTGCTTCTGTCGGGACACCGCCAGCTTCGATAGGATTCAACTCCACTATGCCGTCACTGGTAATATTGATACGGCTGGCGCCTCCGGGGCCTTCAATGGTGATCGGCTGACCATTGGTTCCTAATACCGCCTGTCCTTCCTTCGTCACCAAGTGATTGTCCGATCCAATCTCAAAAGAGCCCGCTCGCGTGTACCGCTGCCCCTGCGGCGTCTGAACGACAAAAAAGCCGTCCCCTGCGATAGCTACATCCAGCGACCCCTGGGTGCTGCGAGTGCTGCCTTGGCTATGATCCGTCACAATCTGATCTACTGCGGCTCCAGCGCCGACAGAGCCGATTTGCGGCGTCTCCAGGCCATCGTTAATACGCCATAAGAGCATTTTTTCAAAATCCTTATTGACGGCAATTTCTTTTTTAAAGCCTGTCGTATTGACATTAGCCAAGTTATTCGCCGTAACATCTGTACGCAGCCCTTCCGCAATCATACCGGATGCTGCCGCATAGATCCCTCGAATCATACCGTCTCTCCTTTAATCATGAAACTTTACGTCTTCATGTATATCGTGAAACTATTTTCTTTTCATCAGGGAGAATAGTGGCTTCTTCGGCAGACCATTAGTCCTGTTTTAGCTCATCGTTCCTGCAACACGCTGTTTTTATTTAACGTCAACAGACTCTCTTCTAAGTTTTCCAAGGACTCCAGCGCTTTCCCGGTACCCAAAGCCACGCAAGACAGCGGATCTTCCGCCAGATACGTGGGGATGCCGGTTTCTTCTTGAATCAAGCGGTCTAAGCCGTGTAAAAGCGAACCGCCGCCAGTCATGACAATACCCCGATCCATAATATCCGAAGCCAGCTCAGGCGGCGTATTCTCCAGCACCGACTTCACGCACTGTACGATCAACGCCACCGGCTCCGCCAGGGCTTCTCTCGTTTCCTCAGAGGTAATCCGAACCGTTTTCGGCAAGCCAGACAATAAATCCCGCCCGCGTACTTCCATAGTCTCGTTGCGGCTATTAGGAAATGCAGTACCAATCTGCACTTTCATTTCTTCGGCGGTACGCTCGCCGATCATAATCTTATATTCTTTTTTCACGAAGCTCACCAGCGACTCATCAAAACGGTCGCCGCCAATGCGCAACGATTCGCTTACAACAATACCGCCCAAGCTCAAAACCGCCACATCAGTGGTACCGCCGCCAATATCCACCACCATAGCGCCACAGGGTTCAGCAATATCAAGACCTGCTCCAAGAGCGGCCGCTAAGGGTTCTTCAATCAGATAGGTCTTTCTCGCCCCCGCCTGCATAGCCGCTTCCAATACCGCACGTTTTTCCACGGTTGTTACGCCGGAAGGAATGCAAACCATAATGCGCGGTTTAAAGAAAAGGCTTTTGCCTGCTACTTTACGGATAAAATGACGCAGCATGCTCTCGGTCGTGTCATAATCGGCAATGACGCCTTCCCGCAAAGGACGGATAGCGACAATATTTCCAGGCGTACGGCCCAGCATGCGGCGCGCTTCTTCGCCGATCGCCAAAACCCGATTGCTGTCCTTATCAATAGCTACTACGGAAGGCTCCCGCAGCACAATTCCTTTTCCTTTTACATATACCAGCACATTGGCTGTTCCCAAATCAACACCGATATCGGTAGACATTCCAAAAAACATAGATATACTCCTTTCAATAGGCACACACTAAAATAAATTTGTTCCACAAAACTTGGAAAAATCCTGCTTTCAGGATAAGAAAACCGCTATAAGAGAACGCAACTCAGAGTAACAGAGAAAAGCCAGAGAAAGGCCAGAGGAATAATATAAGGGAATGATTGAGGCTACGGTGGGTGACTGTATTTGAGACTTTTTTGGAGCAAGACGGTCCGCAGGACGCAAAAATAGGAGGCGACGGAGAAAAGTTCCGTATGTCTGAGCGCCAGCGAGTTCGCGGAACTGCCGTCGAATCCTATTTTTGCGAGTCGCGCGGAAATCTTGTCTCAAATACAGTTATGCCGCCGTTTATACAGAGGCTCTTAGCCCTTAAAAAACCCTTTCGCGTCTTTCGTGTGTTTCGCGGTTCTTTATCAACGTCCCACCGATTTATTATCCAACCGCGAAAAACGCGAAAAGCACGAAAATCGATAAAAGCCTAGAGATGTTTTTTCCAAAAATGAAAAATCCCCATGAAGGAACAAGAGTAACAAAGTGTCCAAAGAGCTTCGCCAGAGAATTTCAGTCTCTGCCCCCTCTGGCCACTCGATTACTCTGTTTTTAAGCCTCTAACTCACGAAGGCACGCGGTCAATCTGCGCTCCCAGGCTGCGCAGCTTGCCTACCAAATCCTCGTAACCGCGGTCAATGTGATGGAGGTAGCCTACTTCTGTCTGTCCGTCCGCCACCAGACCCGCCAACACCAAGGCTGCGCCAGCGCGCAAATCGGTCGCTTTAACCGGGCAGCCCGTCAAGCAAGGCGTTCCTTCCACAATGGCGCTACGACCCTCAATTTTAATATTAGCGCCCATCCGCTTCAATTCGTCCACATGCATAAAACGATTTTCAAAAACCGTCTCGGTAATCATGCCGGTGCCTTCCGCCACTGTCAACAGCGCCATGAACTGCGCCTGCATATCCGTAGGAAAGCCAGGGTATGGCAACGTTTTTACATCCACAGCCTTTACACGCCCCTGACTGAAAACACGAATTCCGTTTACATCTTCCTCAATACCAACGCCGGCTTCTTTCAGTTTCGCCACAACTGGTTTCAAATGCTCTGTTAACGCGCCTTCTACATACACATCGCCACCGGTCATAGCAGCCGCTACCATATAGGTCCCCGCCTCAATACGATCCGGGATTACCGTATAGGTACACCCCTTCAAGGCCGGAACTCCTTCAATTTTGATCACATTCGTTCCAGCACCGCGAATCTTAGCGCCCATCATGTTCAAATAGTTGGCCAAGTCGATAATTTCCGGCTCATGCGCCGGATTTTCTAAAATGCTCTGCCCTTCCGCCATACACGCAGCCATTAGAATATTTTCTGTCGCACCTACACTCGGAAAATCCAAGTAAATTCTAGCACCTTTCAAACCATGAGGTGCTGTAGCTTCTACATAACCGTGTCCGATTTCCACTTGCGCCCCCAGCGCTTCAAACCCCTTTAAATGCAAATCGATCGGACGCGTGCCAATAGCGCAGCCGCCAGGCAATGAAATACGAGCTTTGCCCAAGCGAGCTAAAAGCGGTCCCATAATCAAAAAAGACGCCCGCATCTTGCGCACCAATTCATACGGCGCATCATGATTTCCTATGACCGTACTGTCTACTGCCAGCCGTCCCTCTGCATCACGATGCGCGGGAACGCCTAACCGTTCCAACACCAATGCAAAGGTCCGCACATCCTCTAAGTTTGGCACTTCTTCAATAACACTCGGCGTTTGTCCTAAAAGGGTAGCTGCAATCAAGGGCAGCACTGCATTTTTTGCTCCGCTTACCTTTACTGTGCCCCGCAAGGAATTGCCACCGCGAATGACCAGTTTCTCCATTTTTTCCTCCAGCAGGAATGCCTGCGCATTCTTTATTTTCATGGTAGTGCGTTCTATTTCTGACTATCCTATAGTTTACCATCCTCCTTTCCTACTCCGCAAGCATTCTGGTACATCTGTTAGAAAAAAGTTGGATTTTAGAACAAGCAAAAGGACTGCAGCTGATAAAGCCGCAGTCCTTTTGGGGGATTATAGGTTATAATTTCTGCTGTACTGTACGAATGCGCATAATAGCCCGTTTCAGAGCCAATTCAGCACGCATATGATCGATATCGGCACCGGTTTCCCGGATTCGGCAGACAGCCCGTTCTTTAGCCGCTTCCGCCCGTTCCAAATCAATTTCTTCCGGCAGTTCCGCACACTGCGCCAGAAGCGTAATACGCTCAGGCAGTACTTCGATAATACCGCCGCAAACAGCAATGGCAAACTCACCGCTCTCGCGCATCACGCGTACTGGCCAGATTTCGAGCCCGGCTAATAGCGGCGCATGGCCAGGAAGCACACCGATGTCACCGCCGGTCGTCCGAGCAATGACCATCTTTACATCTTCCTGAAAGACCAAGCGTTCGGGGCTGACCACTTCCAGGCGGATGGTTTTCGCCATGGAGTTACTCCCCTTTCATCTTCTTGGCTTTTTCCACCACTTCTTCAATGGTGCCTACCATGTAGAAAGCTCCTTCCGGCAACTCGTCATACTTGCCGCTGAGGATCTCCTTAAAGCCGCGAATCGTTTCTTTGAGAGGTACATATTTCCCCGGAGATCCAGTGAAAGTCTCTGCCACAAAGAACGGCTGGCTGAGGAAACGCTGGATTTTCCGAGCCCTGGAAACAATCAGCTTATCATCTTCCGACAATTCTTCCATCCCCAAAATGGCGATGATGTCCTGAAGCTCTTTATACCGCTGCAGAATCTCCTGCACGCCGCGGGCCACTTGGTAATGCTCCTCGCCGATAATATGAGGATCGACGATACGCGATGTCGAGTCAAGAGGATCCACTGCCGGATAAATGCCAAGCTCGGCAATTTGCCGCGATAACACCGTCGTCGCATCCAAATGAGCGAAAGTAGCCGCCGGCGCCGGGTCTGTCAAATCATCTGCAGGTACATATACAGCCTGCACGGACGTAATAGACCCTTTCTTGGTCGATGTAATGCGTTCCTGCAAAGCCCCGACATCATTGGCCAACGTAGGCTGGTAACCAACGGCCGAAGGCATGCGTCCCAAAAGGGCGGATACTTCCGAACCCGCCTGGATAAAGCGGAAAATATTATCAACGAAAAGCAGCACGTTCTGGCCGCCAACATCACGGAAATACTCCGCCATAGTTAAACCGGTCAAGCCAACGCGCATACGCGCTCCCGGCGGTTCGTTCATCTGTCCGTAAACCAACGCTGTTTTTTCAATAACGCCGGACTCACGCATTTCCATCCACAAATCATTGCCCTCACGCGTCCGTTCGCCCACGCCGGCAAAAACAGAATAACCGCCATGCTCAGTAGCGATGTTGCGAATGAGTTCCATGATCAATACCGTCTTGCCCACGCCAGCGCCGCCGAACAGACCAATCTTGCCGCCGCGGGAATAAGGAGCAATCAAATCGACAACTTTAATGCCAGTTTCCAGAATCTGCGTTGAAGTTTCCTGCTCTTCAAACGATGGCGCCGGACGATGAATCGGCCAATGATCCGCTGCTTTAACCTCTTCAGGATTGTTGTCCACCGTCTCGCCCAATACATTGAAAACCCGCCCCAGCGTAGCTTCGCCTACAGGCACCAAAATCGGGCTGCCTGTGTCGGTCGCCTGCATGCCACGAGTCAGACCATCTGTAGAAGACATGGCTACGCACCGGACCAGATTATCGCCCAAATGCTGCATGACTTCTACGGTCAAGTGAATATCGACGCTACCGCTTTTGCCGTCGATATGAATCGCATTGAAAATATTCGGCAGTTGTCCCGGGGGAAATTCAATATCCACCACAGGGCCGATGACTTGAATGACATTTCCTCTATTCACGGGGTCAGTTCCCCTCCTTTTAACATCGTGCTACTTCAGCGCTTCCGCTCCGCCAACAATTTCACTGATTTCACGGGTAATCGTAGCCTGACGCACCTTGTTGTAGTTAAGTACCAGTTTATGAATGAGCTCTTCCGCATTATCTGTGGCTGAACCCATAGCCGTCATTCTGGACCCCAATTCGCTAGCAGCAGCCTGCATCAGTCCACCATAAATGACTGTTTCCAGATAACGAGGCAAAAGCACTGTCAGCACGGATTCCGCCGAAGGTTCAAAGATAAAGTCCCGCGCCGCCTCTTCCGCCGCCTGCGGCGCCTGGGCCGGCAGCAACTTCAAATGTGTCGGGTGTTGATTGATGGGCGAGCGAAAATACGTATACACCAAATATACTTCATCATAAAGTCCGGCGGTAAAATCTGCCGAAACCTCTGCTGCAATGCGTGTTGCGTGCTCATACGTAGGACGCTCGGAAAACCCGAGATATTCCCGTTCAATCTGATAGCTTCTGCGAGAAAAATATTCTTTAGCCTTGCGGCCTACGGCAATTATGGCAATCTCTTCTTTAGGCTTTCCTTCCATGGCCGCCAGCGCCTCTTTCATCAAATTGGACGAATAGGCGCCTGCCAAACCTTTATCAGCGCTAAGGATAAGATAGGCCGTCTTTTTAATTTCCCGCTTCGCCAGCAACGGATGCGTTACATCCAGGCGGCTGTTCGCTACCGTGCCAAGCACTTCTAGAATCTTTTCCGTAAAAGGCTGACTAGCGTACGCCCGTTCCTGGGCTTTGCGCAACCGCGCCGCCGCCACCATCTTCATGGCTTTGGTGATTTGTTCGATGCTCCGTACGCTTTTTATTCTGCGCCGAATGTCTTGTGTACTAGCCATACCCTACTCACCTCGCCCCAGGGTCAAACGTGTCCTTGAAATCCTTGATGGCTTTTTGCAAGGCCGCCTCGGTATCCTTGTCCAGCATTTTCTTTTCGATGATGGCTTTGCCCACTTCCGCGTAGTTCGTGCGCATGAACTTCAGGAAGTCTTCTTCAAAAGCAATCACATTTTCTACCGCGACGTCATCCACAAAACCGTTGATAACAACATAAATCGCCATAACCTGTTCTTCTACCGGCATAGGCGAGTACTGCGGCTGCTTAAGCATTTCCATCGTCCGTTGGCCGCGATCCAGAACCGCCTTGGTCGCCTTATCCAAATCCGACCCAAACTGGGCAAAGGCAGCCAGTTCACGATATTGCGCCAAATCCAAGCGCAAACTGCCAGCCACTTGTTTCATCGCCTTGATCTGCGCCGACCCGCCTACGCGGGACACAGACAGGCCTGCGTTAATGGCCGGGCGTACACCGGAATAAAACAGTTCGCTTTCTAGGAAGATCTGTCCATCAGTAATGGAAATAACGTTTGTCGGGATATAGGCGGACAAGTCGCCTGCCAACGTCTCGATAATCGGCAGAGCCGTAATGGAACCGCCACCCAATTCGTCCGATACTTTCGCCGCCCGCTCCAACAAGCGAGAATGCAAATAGAAAACATCCCCTGGATACGCTTCACGTCCTGGGGGACGCCGCAATAACAGCGACATAGCCCGGTAGGCTTGCGCCTGCTTGGACAAATCGTCATAGACACACAACACATGTCCGCCTTTTTCCATAAAATATTCGCCCATGGCCACACCGGAATACGGAGCTAAGTATTGAAGAGGCGCGCTGTCTGCCGCAGCCGCTACAACCACAATCGTATACTCCATGGCGCCGTTTTCTTCCAAGGTCCGCACTACACGGGCCACCGTGGATGATTTTTGTCCTATAGCTACATAGATGCAAATAACGCCTTGACCTTTTTGATTCAAAATGGTATCAATGGCAATCGCCGTTTTACCGGTTCCCCGATCGCCGATGATCAGCTCACGCTGGCCGCGTCCGATAGGAACCATGGAGTCAATAGCCTTGATCCCAGTCTGCAGCGGTTCTTTGACCGACTGCCTGTCGGCAATGCCAGGCGCCTTGTGTTCAACAGGTCGAAACTCCGTCGCCTGAATCTCACCTTTGCCGTCAATGGCATGACCTAAGGCGTTTACGACGCGGCCAATCATGCATTCCCCGACAGGAACTTCCATAATACGACCGGTCCGTCGCACCGTGTCGCCTTCTTTGATGGTAGCTTCACCGCCAAGAAGCACAGCCCCTACATTGTCTTCTTCCAAATTCAAGACCATCCCCTGCACATCATGCGGGAATTCCAGCAGTTCTCCAGCCATAGCCTGATTAAGGCCATGAATGCGGGCAATGCCGTCGCCGACTTCAATAACGGTGCCAACGTCATCTACATTCAGATCGACTTGGTACCGCTCAATCTGTTGTTTAATAATGGATGTTATTTCTTCGGGTCTCATTTTCATAACCGTTCACTCACCCCACTCTTCATCGCGTCCTGGCTTGCCAGGTTGCGCTTCAGACGTTCCAATTGTCCTTTCACGCTGCCGTCAATGCGCTTGCCGCCAATATACACCATTGCTCCGCCAATCAGCGACGCATCTTGGCGCTGACGAAGCAATACTGTTTTGCCTGTCATCGCGCCCAGCCTCGCCGCTAACGCTTCTTTTTGCCGTTCTTGCAAGGGAATTGCCGTTACGACATCTGCTTCTACCATATTCTGCGCTGCATGCGCTAAAGCGCGAAATTCCGTCACTAAGGCAGGCAGCAATGCTTCCCGGCGTTTATCGATGAGCAGGCAGAGAAACTTATGCACCAGTTCACTGACTTCACCAAAAATCTGCTGCAGCGTTTCTTTTTTGACTGCTCCATCCACGCGAGGATGAAAAAGAAAGACTGAAAGTTCTTTCTGGGTTTGCACACTGTCAGCAACTGCCTCTAACTCTTGCAGAACGCGAGGCAAACATTGCTGCTCCTGTGCCAATTCATACAATGCTTGAGCATACTTTTGCGCCAGCCTCACGTTCAGCATGGCAAACCACCTGTTTTTTCATGCTCCAGCTTCTCAATAAAATCATCTACCAACTGCGCATGTGCCGCAGCATCCAGGTTCTGGGAAAGAATTTTCCCAGCTGCCGCCACCGAAAGAGCCACTACTTCACTGCGCAGGTCTTGCAATGCTTTTTCTCGTTCCCGAGCCAGCTCTTCTTGCGTCGCCTTAAGCAAACGAGCATGTTCTTCCTTAGCCGCTTGCAAAAGGTCTTCCTTATTCTGCTCTGCCAAGCGGTTGGCTTTTTCCACAATCTGCTGGGCCTGATTTCTGGCAGCCGCCAGCTCTTTCAAATATTCTTCTTTCAGCTTAGCTGCTTCCTGTCGCTCTTGCTCGGCCGCTTCCAAGCTGCCTGCAATGCGCTGCTCCCGTTCCGCCAACATGGACATGAGCGGCTTGTAAGCAAATTTTGTCAACAAAGCTACTAACAGCAGAAAATTGAAAATCTGAATCAGCAGCGTCGCGTTCAAATCAATCAATCCCGGCACCTCCTATCTGCAAAATGACTCCGTGCGCCGCTAAGCGGCCACAACGGTTTTGTTTTTTGAACAACAGGCCGAGATTACTTCAAGAAGGGGTTTGCGTACAGTAAAACAATAGCAATAACCGCCGCAATGATCGGAATCGATTCGATCAAGCCTACCGAAATGAGCATATTGATCAAAATCGTGTTCTTCGCTTCCGGCTGCCGGGCAATCCCCTCTACCGCTTTCGCTGTAACCGAACCGTCACCAATACCGGCGCCTACCGCGCCTAGACCGATGGCCAAACCTGCACCAATAAATGCCCCCGCTACCATAATTGCATGTTCCATATTCAAAACTCTCCTCTCAAAATCAATTCTTGTTTCGATTTTTAATGATCATTGCTGATCGAATTAGCTAGGTATGACATGGACAACATGGTAAAAATGAATGCCTGAACCGCGCCTACGAAGACGCTGAAGGCTAACCACGCCGTCGGCACAACATACGGAGCCAGCAGACCCAAGATGATGATTAACACTTCACCGGCAAGAATATTCCCAAATAGACGGAAAGAAAGTGTAATCGGCTTCGCCAATTCCTCGATAACATTGATAATCACAAAAGGAATATACGGTTCGAAGAAATGCTTAAAATAGCCTAGGCCTCGATTCATCACACCGAGGACATGTACTAGAGCAATGATCATCAATGCCAACCCTAAGGTGGTATTGAGATCACTCGTAGGCGAAGTAAACCCCGGAATCAACCCTAGCCAGTTTGACACCAAAATAAAAAGAAAAAGTGAA
The nucleotide sequence above comes from uncultured Anaeromusa sp.. Encoded proteins:
- the atpA gene encoding F0F1 ATP synthase subunit alpha gives rise to the protein MKMRPEEITSIIKQQIERYQVDLNVDDVGTVIEVGDGIARIHGLNQAMAGELLEFPHDVQGMVLNLEEDNVGAVLLGGEATIKEGDTVRRTGRIMEVPVGECMIGRVVNALGHAIDGKGEIQATEFRPVEHKAPGIADRQSVKEPLQTGIKAIDSMVPIGRGQRELIIGDRGTGKTAIAIDTILNQKGQGVICIYVAIGQKSSTVARVVRTLEENGAMEYTIVVVAAAADSAPLQYLAPYSGVAMGEYFMEKGGHVLCVYDDLSKQAQAYRAMSLLLRRPPGREAYPGDVFYLHSRLLERAAKVSDELGGGSITALPIIETLAGDLSAYIPTNVISITDGQIFLESELFYSGVRPAINAGLSVSRVGGSAQIKAMKQVAGSLRLDLAQYRELAAFAQFGSDLDKATKAVLDRGQRTMEMLKQPQYSPMPVEEQVMAIYVVINGFVDDVAVENVIAFEEDFLKFMRTNYAEVGKAIIEKKMLDKDTEAALQKAIKDFKDTFDPGAR
- the flgG gene encoding flagellar basal-body rod protein FlgG, which codes for MMRALWTAGTGMRAQQSNLDVISNNLANVNTTGFKRQRAEFEDLMYQTERQPGMTSSGNNNMLPTGVQLGHGVRLTATARDFSQGNFQATSNAMDMVIEGDGFFQITMPDGTLAYTRNGAFKPDGNGNVVTSEGYLLEPAIQVPEGSTDFGVSRDGIVTITPAGQTTPQEIGQITIARFINNAGLKSIGKNLYTETVASGAPVVGNPGDNNSGTIVTNFVEMSNVQVVDEMVNMIVAQRAYEMNSKAVTTADSMLEVAAGLKR
- the atpD gene encoding F0F1 ATP synthase subunit beta — translated: MNRGNVIQVIGPVVDIEFPPGQLPNIFNAIHIDGKSGSVDIHLTVEVMQHLGDNLVRCVAMSSTDGLTRGMQATDTGSPILVPVGEATLGRVFNVLGETVDNNPEEVKAADHWPIHRPAPSFEEQETSTQILETGIKVVDLIAPYSRGGKIGLFGGAGVGKTVLIMELIRNIATEHGGYSVFAGVGERTREGNDLWMEMRESGVIEKTALVYGQMNEPPGARMRVGLTGLTMAEYFRDVGGQNVLLFVDNIFRFIQAGSEVSALLGRMPSAVGYQPTLANDVGALQERITSTKKGSITSVQAVYVPADDLTDPAPAATFAHLDATTVLSRQIAELGIYPAVDPLDSTSRIVDPHIIGEEHYQVARGVQEILQRYKELQDIIAILGMEELSEDDKLIVSRARKIQRFLSQPFFVAETFTGSPGKYVPLKETIRGFKEILSGKYDELPEGAFYMVGTIEEVVEKAKKMKGE
- a CDS encoding rod shape-determining protein yields the protein MFFGMSTDIGVDLGTANVLVYVKGKGIVLREPSVVAIDKDSNRVLAIGEEARRMLGRTPGNIVAIRPLREGVIADYDTTESMLRHFIRKVAGKSLFFKPRIMVCIPSGVTTVEKRAVLEAAMQAGARKTYLIEEPLAAALGAGLDIAEPCGAMVVDIGGGTTDVAVLSLGGIVVSESLRIGGDRFDESLVSFVKKEYKIMIGERTAEEMKVQIGTAFPNSRNETMEVRGRDLLSGLPKTVRITSEETREALAEPVALIVQCVKSVLENTPPELASDIMDRGIVMTGGGSLLHGLDRLIQEETGIPTYLAEDPLSCVALGTGKALESLENLEESLLTLNKNSVLQER
- the flgF gene encoding flagellar basal-body rod protein FlgF, encoding MIRGIYAAASGMIAEGLRTDVTANNLANVNTTGFKKEIAVNKDFEKMLLWRINDGLETPQIGSVGAGAAVDQIVTDHSQGSTRSTQGSLDVAIAGDGFFVVQTPQGQRYTRAGSFEIGSDNHLVTKEGQAVLGTNGQPITIEGPGGASRINITSDGIVELNPIEAGGVPTEAGRLQVVSFADLKRLAKEGQNLFAAPGGDRPQPVATPNLQQGYLEMSNVNAVQEMVNLITGYRAYEIDSKAVQAEDSLLDKAVNEVGRS
- a CDS encoding F0F1 ATP synthase subunit epsilon, whose protein sequence is MAKTIRLEVVSPERLVFQEDVKMVIARTTGGDIGVLPGHAPLLAGLEIWPVRVMRESGEFAIAVCGGIIEVLPERITLLAQCAELPEEIDLERAEAAKERAVCRIRETGADIDHMRAELALKRAIMRIRTVQQKL
- a CDS encoding flagellar basal body L-ring protein FlgH — translated: MLKNKKWMPMIAGLVLTFLLVPSVHAESLWNDRSMFADRRAQAVGDILTIVISENFSATRSDSSSNGKKSNGSASAGVGSFLGWLTEHSYDMKDSFSANGSIKNSNNVSARMTATVTAVQPNGNLVIKGTQSIKQNNDEQIISLVGTIRPDDITTANTVASSAMADAQIFVNGKGPLAQKQKQGILSSIFDFLF
- the atpG gene encoding ATP synthase F1 subunit gamma; amino-acid sequence: MASTQDIRRRIKSVRSIEQITKAMKMVAAARLRKAQERAYASQPFTEKILEVLGTVANSRLDVTHPLLAKREIKKTAYLILSADKGLAGAYSSNLMKEALAAMEGKPKEEIAIIAVGRKAKEYFSRRSYQIEREYLGFSERPTYEHATRIAAEVSADFTAGLYDEVYLVYTYFRSPINQHPTHLKLLPAQAPQAAEEAARDFIFEPSAESVLTVLLPRYLETVIYGGLMQAAASELGSRMTAMGSATDNAEELIHKLVLNYNKVRQATITREISEIVGGAEALK
- the flgA gene encoding flagellar basal body P-ring formation chaperone FlgA, which codes for MLEASEVANVAVGEVYRQADVQPGDDRVQVRVISLPERLEVPEGEVKLQVDLLYGLRYNAPTVARVVAMQDAQKVGQAILRLDVRRYQEVVVASRMLPGKTLLQPGDLKKLRLETGRLPDGFLVDPVKAIGMQLQRPLRSGDILMESMLVQPIIMRRGAAVTLQVRQGEMLVSVAGEALQDGSVGQRIRVKNLLSKRIVTAKVIDEATVEVTASRR
- the murA gene encoding UDP-N-acetylglucosamine 1-carboxyvinyltransferase encodes the protein MEKLVIRGGNSLRGTVKVSGAKNAVLPLIAATLLGQTPSVIEEVPNLEDVRTFALVLERLGVPAHRDAEGRLAVDSTVIGNHDAPYELVRKMRASFLIMGPLLARLGKARISLPGGCAIGTRPIDLHLKGFEALGAQVEIGHGYVEATAPHGLKGARIYLDFPSVGATENILMAACMAEGQSILENPAHEPEIIDLANYLNMMGAKIRGAGTNVIKIEGVPALKGCTYTVIPDRIEAGTYMVAAAMTGGDVYVEGALTEHLKPVVAKLKEAGVGIEEDVNGIRVFSQGRVKAVDVKTLPYPGFPTDMQAQFMALLTVAEGTGMITETVFENRFMHVDELKRMGANIKIEGRSAIVEGTPCLTGCPVKATDLRAGAALVLAGLVADGQTEVGYLHHIDRGYEDLVGKLRSLGAQIDRVPS